Proteins from one Streptomyces caniferus genomic window:
- a CDS encoding response regulator transcription factor — protein MPHVLLIEDDMSVRDGMELVLRRHGHEVDAVATGEDGLQLLSRPRGGGIEIAVVDLMLPGIDGFEVCRRIRGRGQLPIIMLTSRGDDLDVVSGLEAGADDYVVKPITGRVLEARIRAALRRAGPVTQTDSDDFAGLVVDRAGLTVTKHGTPVPLPPTELRLLLELSASPGRVFSREQLLDLVWEHDFLGDSRLVDAAVGRLRAKLEDVPAKPRYIQTVRGFGYRFGPL, from the coding sequence ATGCCGCATGTGTTGCTGATCGAGGACGACATGTCCGTACGGGACGGAATGGAACTGGTGCTGCGCCGGCACGGCCATGAGGTCGATGCCGTGGCCACCGGTGAGGACGGCCTGCAATTGCTGTCCCGCCCGCGCGGCGGCGGCATCGAGATCGCGGTGGTCGACCTGATGCTGCCCGGTATCGACGGCTTCGAGGTCTGCCGCCGCATCCGCGGACGCGGCCAGCTGCCGATCATCATGCTCACCTCGCGAGGCGACGACCTGGACGTGGTCAGCGGTCTGGAGGCCGGCGCCGACGACTATGTGGTCAAACCGATCACCGGCCGGGTGCTGGAGGCCCGTATCCGGGCGGCCCTTCGCCGGGCCGGTCCCGTCACGCAGACGGACAGCGACGACTTCGCCGGGCTCGTCGTCGACCGGGCCGGCCTGACCGTCACCAAACACGGCACCCCCGTCCCCCTCCCGCCCACCGAGCTGCGGCTGCTGCTGGAGCTGTCCGCCTCCCCGGGCCGGGTCTTCAGCCGCGAACAGCTCCTCGATCTCGTCTGGGAACACGACTTCCTGGGCGACTCGCGGCTGGTGGACGCGGCGGTCGGGCGGTTGCGCGCCAAGCTGGAGGACGTCCCCGCCAAACCGCGCTACATCCAGACGGTGCGCGGCTTCGGCTATCGCTTCGGGCCGCTGTGA
- a CDS encoding peptidoglycan-binding protein → MSAAAKRRRPLAALAAAVTATAATAGVMLLTDTGKDDSADGRHAKAPPSTTEITRTDLVQSKTVDGHLDYAQRRVVKSAVEGTITKAAEPGRTVSLGQRLYERDARPVVLLYGPTPMFRAMKAGDRGPDVLQLERNLRDLGFGSRLYVDVRYDEATKAAVKEWQKSLGVDDADGRVGKGDIVFQRGPVRVVAAGAALADAVGPEKPVLTVASTKPVVRASLDQADRALATMGTKVEIALPSGGTARGKVSGTVAPEDAGSPEGGAATGSGDSAGNNGVEVEITLDGGTKLQPKDQQGTLSVKFVSESRKDVLTVPVEAVVALREGGYGLEVIRGTGTHLVRVETGLTADGRIEVSGAGLAEGMKVGAAEQ, encoded by the coding sequence GTGAGCGCCGCAGCAAAGCGCCGTCGGCCGCTCGCCGCGCTGGCCGCGGCGGTCACCGCGACCGCCGCGACCGCCGGTGTCATGCTCCTCACCGACACCGGCAAGGACGACTCGGCCGACGGCCGGCACGCTAAGGCACCGCCCTCGACGACCGAGATCACCCGAACCGACCTCGTCCAGAGCAAGACCGTGGACGGACACCTGGACTACGCGCAGCGCCGGGTCGTGAAGTCCGCTGTGGAGGGCACGATCACCAAGGCCGCGGAGCCGGGGCGGACCGTGTCGCTCGGGCAGCGCCTCTATGAGCGCGACGCCCGGCCGGTGGTCCTCCTCTACGGTCCGACACCGATGTTCCGCGCGATGAAGGCCGGCGACCGCGGCCCGGACGTCCTCCAGTTGGAGCGCAACCTCCGCGATCTGGGCTTCGGTTCCCGGCTGTATGTGGATGTCCGCTATGACGAGGCGACCAAGGCCGCCGTCAAGGAGTGGCAGAAGTCCCTCGGGGTGGACGATGCCGATGGCCGGGTCGGCAAGGGGGACATCGTCTTCCAGCGTGGTCCCGTGCGTGTGGTGGCCGCCGGCGCCGCACTCGCCGATGCGGTCGGCCCGGAGAAGCCGGTGCTGACGGTCGCCTCCACCAAACCGGTCGTACGGGCCTCCCTCGACCAGGCCGACCGGGCGCTGGCCACCATGGGCACCAAGGTGGAGATCGCGCTGCCCAGTGGAGGCACGGCGCGCGGCAAGGTCAGCGGGACGGTCGCCCCCGAGGACGCCGGGTCCCCGGAGGGCGGGGCCGCCACCGGCTCCGGTGACTCCGCCGGGAACAACGGCGTCGAGGTCGAGATCACGCTCGACGGCGGTACCAAGCTCCAGCCGAAGGATCAACAGGGCACGCTGAGCGTGAAGTTCGTCAGCGAGAGCCGGAAGGACGTGCTGACGGTGCCGGTCGAAGCGGTCGTCGCGCTGCGCGAGGGCGGCTACGGACTGGAGGTGATCCGGGGCACCGGGACACACCTGGTGCGGGTCGAGACCGGACTGACGGCCGACGGCCGGATCGAGGTCAGCGGCGCCGGACTGGCCGAGGGCATGAAGGTCGGAGCGGCCGAACAATGA
- a CDS encoding ABC transporter ATP-binding protein, translating into MPPDVIELRAAAKTYPGGVAALRGVDLRVAQGELAAIVGPSGSGKSTLLHLLGTLDRATSGEVRVAGYDVSRLSDAQLSALRARHIGFVFQHFHLAPGRSARDNVADGLLYGGTTLRERRARALTALEEVGLGHRVDHLAHQLSGGEKQRVAIARALVGEPDLLLADEPTGALDTASGELVMQLIRGLHAAGTTVCVITHDNEIAESLPRRIRFRDGEIVADSGAAPGPADSPAEHTEEVSR; encoded by the coding sequence ATGCCCCCGGACGTGATCGAGCTCCGGGCGGCCGCCAAGACGTACCCCGGTGGGGTCGCCGCCCTGCGAGGCGTCGACCTCCGGGTGGCACAGGGAGAACTTGCCGCCATCGTCGGCCCCTCAGGCTCCGGGAAATCCACCCTGCTCCACCTGCTCGGCACCCTCGACCGGGCCACCTCTGGCGAGGTCAGGGTGGCCGGATACGACGTGAGCCGGCTGTCCGACGCCCAGCTCTCCGCGCTGCGCGCCCGGCACATCGGCTTCGTCTTCCAGCACTTCCACCTCGCCCCCGGCCGCAGCGCCCGGGACAATGTCGCGGACGGTCTGCTCTACGGCGGAACGACGCTGCGCGAGCGCCGTGCCAGAGCCCTCACCGCCCTGGAAGAGGTGGGCCTCGGGCACCGTGTCGACCACCTCGCCCACCAGCTCTCGGGCGGTGAAAAGCAGCGGGTGGCCATTGCCCGCGCGCTGGTCGGCGAGCCGGACCTGCTGCTCGCAGACGAGCCGACCGGCGCCCTGGACACCGCCTCAGGAGAGCTGGTCATGCAGCTCATCCGCGGACTGCACGCGGCCGGTACGACCGTCTGCGTGATCACCCACGACAACGAGATCGCCGAGTCGCTGCCCCGCCGGATCCGTTTCCGCGACGGTGAGATCGTCGCCGACTCCGGTGCGGCCCCCGGCCCGGCCGACTCCCCTGCGGAGCACACCGAGGAGGTGTCCCGATGA
- a CDS encoding ABC transporter permease, whose translation MTGPALRAARLSPADVLRTGAEGLRSRRARVVLSALGIAIGIATMVAVVGLSTSSRADLLDRLDRLGTNLLTAEAGKNALGQDVKLPKSAVAMVERIGPIQHATATGSVNARVRRSDAVPEELASGVTVQAARPDLLDALNARTSQGSWLNRASERLPTVVLGSVAADRLGITEPGAKILLNDRWFVVTGILAPIELVPTLDRIALVGFPSAERYLGFDGHPTTVFERSTDASVEAVQGVLARTVSPGDETSVKVSRPSDALAAKAATDKGLTTLMLGLGAVALLVGGVGVANTMVISVLERRSEIGLRRALGATRGAIRIQFLAESLLLSALGGTAGAALGSVATFTFARTQGWIAVVPPWSLAGGLGATLVIGVVAGLYPAVRASRLHPTVALSAS comes from the coding sequence ATGACCGGCCCCGCACTGCGGGCGGCCCGGCTCTCGCCGGCCGATGTACTGCGGACCGGCGCCGAGGGCCTGCGCAGCCGCCGCGCCCGCGTCGTCCTGTCCGCCCTGGGCATCGCGATCGGCATCGCCACGATGGTCGCGGTCGTCGGACTGTCCACGTCCAGCCGCGCCGACCTGCTCGACCGGCTGGACCGGCTGGGTACCAATCTCCTCACCGCCGAGGCGGGCAAGAACGCGCTCGGCCAGGACGTGAAGCTCCCCAAGAGCGCGGTGGCGATGGTCGAGCGGATCGGCCCGATCCAGCACGCCACCGCCACCGGCTCCGTCAACGCCCGGGTGCGCCGCAGCGATGCCGTACCGGAGGAGCTGGCCTCGGGTGTCACGGTCCAGGCCGCCCGGCCCGACCTGCTCGATGCCCTCAATGCCCGTACCAGTCAGGGGAGTTGGCTGAACCGCGCCAGCGAACGGCTGCCCACCGTCGTGCTGGGGTCCGTGGCCGCGGACCGTCTCGGCATCACCGAGCCCGGGGCCAAGATCCTGCTGAACGACCGGTGGTTCGTGGTGACCGGAATCCTCGCGCCCATCGAGCTCGTGCCGACCCTGGACCGTATCGCCCTGGTCGGATTCCCGTCCGCCGAGCGCTACTTGGGCTTCGACGGCCATCCGACCACCGTCTTCGAACGTTCCACGGACGCCTCGGTGGAGGCGGTCCAGGGGGTCCTGGCCCGTACGGTCAGTCCCGGCGACGAGACCTCGGTGAAGGTCTCCCGCCCCTCCGACGCCCTGGCGGCCAAGGCCGCCACCGACAAGGGGCTGACGACGCTGATGCTGGGGCTGGGCGCGGTGGCACTGCTCGTCGGCGGTGTGGGCGTGGCCAACACCATGGTCATCTCGGTACTGGAGCGCCGGTCGGAGATCGGGCTGCGGCGGGCCCTCGGTGCGACCAGAGGCGCGATCCGGATCCAGTTCCTCGCCGAATCCCTGCTGTTGTCGGCGCTCGGCGGCACCGCCGGCGCGGCGCTGGGCTCCGTCGCCACGTTCACCTTCGCCCGGACACAGGGGTGGATCGCCGTGGTGCCGCCCTGGTCGCTGGCCGGTGGTCTGGGCGCCACGCTCGTGATCGGCGTCGTCGCGGGCCTGTATCCGGCCGTACGGGCCTCCCGGCTGCACCCCACCGTCGCCCTCAGCGCGAGCTGA